Proteins from a single region of Apium graveolens cultivar Ventura chromosome 7, ASM990537v1, whole genome shotgun sequence:
- the LOC141670723 gene encoding transcription factor MYBS1 codes for MSDSASVMWSREEDKCFENAIAMHWIEDSKEQWDKISSMVPTKSVEELHEHYKLLVEDVNAIEAGLVPLPKYAGEDEAAAAAAASSSSTKNNQHHGVTNTAAKRSSCNFSNGFSAFGSDSTCLGSKGSSRLEQERRKGIPWTEEEHRLFLIGLDKFGKGDWRSISRNYVISRTPTQVASHAQKYFIRLNSMNRDRRRTSIHDITSVNNGDVSSQHVPITGQQLTADPSNGMAVGPPMKHPGAPGMAMYGAPLGHPVVAGSAHLGSAVGTPVMLPPQIHHHPYVLPVAYPMAPPPAMHQ; via the exons ATGTCAGATTCAGCTTCAGTAATGTGGAGCAGGGAAGAAGATAAATGTTTCGAAAATGCCATTGCCATGCATTGGATTGAAGACTCTAAGGAGCAATGGGACAAGATTTCTTCTATGGTTCCAACAAAGTCTGTTGAGGAACTTCATGAACACTATAAGTTGCTTGTTGAGGATGTCAATGCCATTGAAGCAGGCCTTGTGCCTCTTCCGAAATATGCCGGTGAAGACGAGGCCGCTGCAGCAGCAGCGGCCTCATCTTCATCGACGAAAAACAACCAGCACCATGGTGTAACAAATACTGCAGCTAAGAGATCTAGCTGTAACTTCTCTAATGGCTTTTCAGCGTTTGGTAGTGATTCTACGTGTCTAGGATCGAAAGGAAGCTCGAGGCTGGAGCAAGAACGACGAAAAGGGATTCCTTGGACAGAAGAAGAGCACAG GTTGTTTTTGATTGGTTTGGACAAGTTTGGGAAGGGTGATTGGAGAAGCATTTCAAGAAACTATGTTATTTCAAGAACACCAACACAGGTAGCAAGTCATGCTCAGAAGTACTTCATTAGGTTGAATTCGATGAACAGAGATAGACGAAGAACTAGCATTCATGACATTACCAGTGTCAATAATGGAGACGTGTCCTCTCAACACGTCCCCATTACTGGCCAACAACTTACCGCAGACCCATCAAATGGTATGGCAGTAGGGCCACCGATGAAGCATCCTGGAGCCCCAGGAATGGCGATGTACGGTGCACCACTAGGGCATCCAGTGGTTGCTGGCTCTGCACACCTTGGTTCAGCCGTCGGAACTCCAGTCATGCTTCCTCCACAAATTCATCATCATCCTTATGTTCTTCCAGTTGCATATCCtatggcaccaccaccagctaTGCACCAATAA
- the LOC141672763 gene encoding DNA mismatch repair protein MSH2, translating to MDDPFQQDNDKFPELKLDAKQAQGFLSFFKTLPNDNRAVRFFDRRDYYTSHGENATFIATTYYRTTTALRQLGNGANSLSSVSVSKNMFEMIVRDLLLERTDHTLELYEGSGSNWRLVKSGTPGNLGSFEDILFANNDMQDSPVIVALVPSFKENGCTVGLGYIDLTKRVLGLTEFLDDSHFTNLESALVALGCKECLLPMDSAKSSESRSLKDAMSRCGVMVTERKKTEFKGRDVIQDLGRLVKGSMEPVRDLVTGFELAPGALGALLSYTELLADESNYENYILKQYTLDSYMRLDSAAVRALNVMESKTDANKNFSLFGLMNRTCTAGMGKRLLHMWLKQPLLDVNKINSRLDLVEAFVEDPELRQNLRQHLKRISDIERLMRSLQKKSANLVHIVKLYQSSIRIPYIKSALERYDGQFASLIKERYLDPLDSWTDDDHLNKFLALVETAVDLDQLENGEYMISPSYDEELSSLKNEQESLEMQINKLHQQTASDLDLAIDKALKLEKGTQFGHVFRITKKEEPKVRKKLNTHFVVLETRKDGVKFTNSKLRILGDQYQKIIEEYRICQKEIVGRVIVTTTSFGEVFEGIAVLLSELDVLLSFADLAVSCPTPYTRPDVTPSYEGDIILEGSRHPCVEAQDWVNFIPNDCKLVRGESWFQIITGPNMGGKSTFIRQVGVNILMAQVGCFVPCDRAQISVRDCIFARVGAGDCQLRGVSTFMQEMLETASILKGATEKSLIIIDELGRGTSTYDGFGLAWAICEHLVQEIKAPTLFATHFHELTALAYGDAAQSSNINNIVGVRNYHVSAHIDSISRKLTMLYKVEQGACDQSFGIHVAEFAKFPESVVALAREKAAELEDFSPTSFVSNDASKEESQVGCKRKREYNQDDMSRGALQARQFLKKFSEMPLDKMDIEQALEQVRTLKNDLQKDAVGCQWLQQFF from the exons ATGGACGACCCTTTTCAGCAAGACAACGATAAGTTCCCAGAGCTCAAACTTG ATGCTAAACAAGCTCAAGGGTTTCTCTCCTTCTTTAAAACCCTACCTAAT GATAATAGGGCTGTTCGATTTTTCGATCGCCGG GACTATTATACTTCCCATGGTGAGAATGCAACATTTATTGCAACGACTTATTATCGTACCACTACCGCCTTAAGACAATTGGGTAATGGAGCTAATTCTCTTTCAAGCGTTAGTGTAAGCAAAAATATGTTTGAGATGATAGTCCGTGATCTTTTATTGGAGAGAACTGATCACACTCTTGAGTTATATGAGGGGAGTGGTTCAAATTGGAGATTGGTTAAAAGTGGGACCCCCGGAAATCTTGGCAGTTTCGAAGACATTTTGTTTGCCAATAACGACATGCAGGATTCTCCGGTAATCGTCGCCCTTGTCCCCAGCTTTAAGGAAAATGGGTGCACAGTTGGCCTTGGATATATTGATCTTACTAAGAGAGTACTAGGATTAACTGAGTTTCTTGATGACAGCCACTTCACCAACTTAGAGTCTGCTTTAGTTGCACTTGGTTGCAAAGAATGTCTCTTGCCTATGGATAGTGCCAAATCGAGTGAATCTAGGTCGTTGAAAGATGCAATGTCAAGGTGCGGAGTAATGGTAACTGAAAGAAAGAAAACTGAGTTTAAAGGGCGTGATGTCATACAGGACCTTGGTAGGCTTGTCAAAGGTTCCATGGAACCAGTCCGTGATTTAGTAACTGGATTTGAACTTGCACCAGGTGCTTTGGGGGCTTTACTTTCTTACACAGAATTGCTAGCTGATGAAAGCAATTACGAAAATTATATTCTAAAACAGTATACCCTCGATAGCTACATGAGATTAGATTCTGCTGCTGTGCGGGCACTTAATGTCATGGAGAGCAAAACTGATGCTAACAAGAATTTCAGCTTGTTTGGGCTTATGAATCGAACCTGTACTGCTGGGATGGGTAAGCGATTATTGCACATGTGGCTAAAACAGCCCTTACTAGATGTTAACAAAATCAACAGCAGACTTGATTTAGTAGAAGCATTTGTGGAAGATCCTGAACTTCGCCAGAATTTGAGACAGCATTTAAAAAGGATATCAGATATTGAGCGTTTAATGCGGAGTCTTCAGAAGAAGAGTGCTAATCTCGTGCATATTGTGAAGCTTTATCAG TCAAGTATACGGATTCCCTATATTAAGAGTGCCTTGGAACGATATGATGGGCAATTTGCTTCACTGATTAAAGAAAGGTACTTGGATCCCCTTGACTCCTGGACTGATGACGACCACCTAAATAAGTTCCTAGCTCTTGTAGAGACCGCAGTTGACCTTGACCAACTCGAAAATGGAGAATACATGATTTCCCCGAGTTACGATGAAGAATTATCTTCATTGAAAAATGAGCAAGAATCACTTGAAATGCAAATAAACAAACTGCATCAACAAACTGCCAGTGATCTAGATTTGGCTATTGATAAGGCTTTGAAATTAGAAAAGGGAACACAGTTTGGACATGTGTTTAGAATTACAAAGAAGGAAGAACCGAAAGTGCGAAAGAaactgaacacccattttgttgtCCTTGAAACTCGAAAAGATGGGGTTAAATTTACAAATTCAAAGCTCAGGATATTAGGAGACCAGTACCAAAAGATTATTGAGGAATACAGAATTTGTCAGAAAGAGATTGTTGGTCGAGTAATTGTAACTACAACAAGTTTTGGCGAG GTTTTTGAGGGTATAGCTGTATTGCTTTCCGAGTTAGATGTCCTACTAAGCTTTGCTGATCTTGCTGTTAGTTGTCCCACTCCCTACACTAGACCAGATGTCACCCCATCG TATGAAGGAGATATCATACTGGAAGGCAGTAGGCATCCTTGTGTGGAAGCTCAAGATTGGGTGAATTTTATACCTAATGATTGTAAACTT GTGAGGGGCGAAAGTTGGTTCCAGATCATTACAGGGCCTAACATGGGTGGAAAGTCAACATTCATACGACAG GTTGGAGTGAACATCCTGATGGCACAGGTTGGATGTTTTGTTCCTTGCGACAGAGCTCAAATTTCTGTTCGTGATTGTATTTTTGCTCGCGTGGGAGCTGGCGACTGTCAG CTTCGTGGAGTTTCAACCTTTATGCAAGAAATGCTTGAAACTGCTTCGATTTTGAAAGGAGCTACTGAAAAGTCGTTGATCATAATTGATGAGTTGGGTCGTGGAACATCAACTTACGATGGATTTG GTTTGGCATGGGCTATATGTGAGCATCTTGTTCAAGAGATCAAAGCACCTACACTGTTTGCAACTCACTTTCATGAGCTGACTGCGTTAGCTTATGGAGATGCTGCTCAAAGTTCTAATATAAATAACATAGTTGGTGTGAGAAATTATCATGTCAGTGCACATATTGACTCAATAAGTCGCAAGCTTACTATGCTTTACAAG GTTGAACAAGGGGCCTGTGATCAGAGTTTTGGTATCCATGTTGCAGAATTTGCCAAGTTTCCAGAAAGTGTTGTTGCTCTTGCTAGAGAAAAGGCTGCCGAGCTTGAAGATTTCTCACCGACCAGTTTCGTCTCAAATGATGCCAGTAAAGAA GAGTCACAGGTGGGATGTAAGAGGAAGCGAGAGTACAACCAAGATGACATGTCAAGAGGTGCTCTTCAGGCTCGTCAATTCTTAAAGAAGTTCTCTGAGATGCCGCTTGACAAGATGGACATTGAACAGGCTCTAGAACAAGTAAGGACATTGAAGAACGATTTGCAGAAGGATGCTGTGGGCTGTCAGTGGCTGCAGCAGTTCTTTTAG